Proteins encoded by one window of Elaeis guineensis isolate ETL-2024a chromosome 12, EG11, whole genome shotgun sequence:
- the LOC105055012 gene encoding uncharacterized protein translates to MQAAKEKVKDMVSAAKEKMKEHEASAEEKAEKAAARTKEEKEIAHERAKAKKAQAKMELHQEKARHREEAAAHAPLFGSHHQPPVGTAPASAATTVPTYPAGTAAPVYPGSGVRPTGNKYL, encoded by the coding sequence atGCAGGCAGCGAAGGAGAAGGTGAAGGACATGGTGAGCGCGGCCAAGGAGAAGATGAAAGAACACGAGGCCTCGGCGGAGGAGAAGGCCGAGAAGGCCGCCGCCCGGACGAAGGAGGAGAAGGAGATCGCTCACGAGCGAGCCAAGGCTAAGAAGGCCCAGGCCAAGATGGAGCTGCACCAGGAGAAGGCTCGGCATAGGGAAGAGGCTGCTGCCCATGCTCCCCTCTTTGGCAGCCACCACCAACCACCAGTCGGCACCGCTCCAGCTTCGGCCGCGACCACCGTCCCCACGTATCCGGCTGGAACCGCCGCCCCCGTTTATCCAGGCTCCGGAGTCCGCCCCACCGGCAACAAGTACCTGTAG
- the LOC105055014 gene encoding uncharacterized protein, with protein MGFFRRIAGLLGFGRDDGNEPDGGGGEVEEEDRIGKSLPRGRAKGFGVQVPLVVERSGVGPVLIPCSPGEGGVQGFRWYTRKLRIDEDGDVADEFLDEIVPEAPSINTQMRQPRFQVKYNTRSTAMAMRKQVMAVDGNIKQSLEYQGKLRWV; from the exons ATGGGATTCTTCCGTAGGATCGCTGGCCTTCTTGGTTTCGGGAGGGACGACGGCAACGAGCCCGATGGCGGCGGCggcgaggtggaggaggaggatcGGATTGGGAAGAGCTTGCCGCGCGGCCGCGCCAAAGGTTTCGGCGTCCAGGTCCCTCTCGTCGTCGAGAGGTCTGGCGTCGGGCCCGTCCTCATTCCTTGCAGTCCCGGCGAAGGAGGAGTCCAG GGATTCAGATGGTATACAAGGAAGCTAAGAATCGACGAGGATGGAGACGTAGCAGATGAATTCTTGGACGAGATCGTACCAGAGGCTCCCAGCATTAACACACAGATGAGACAACCCAGGTTTCAGGTGAAGTACAATACCCGTTCCACTGCCATGGCCATGAGGAAACAGGTCATGGCTGTTGATGGGAACATCAAGCAGAGCTTGGAATACCAAGGGAAACTGCGGTGGGTTTGA